From the genome of Schaalia dentiphila ATCC 17982, one region includes:
- a CDS encoding DEAD/DEAH box helicase, with the protein MSAEDDRLLGHVTLPGRSGKIADWPQWVSPAVVDAWARRGVEHPWIHQREALDAVREGLDPVLATGTGSGKSLAAWTPILSDLVEAEDSSRISAIHRRPTALYLAPTKALAADQLASLMSLLGQDGKSADAQASAGAEGSPSLVDERLRRVRATTVDGDTPREAKEWARAGADLILSNPDFLHYVMLPSHQRWSRFLASLRLIVIDEAHHWRGVTGSHIALVVRRLLRVAHHLGADPRVVMLSATVRDAAAVGHALTGRDAVAITEDGSPAGAHELVLWQGAIMADESEVDISSFLEALDAPPGTATLKVPIVRRSAGVEAANLATAFVEEGARLLAFVRSRAGAEAVAAQVRDRLSARGSANAGRVGAYRGGYLPEERRALEEAIRTGGVRALATTSALEMGLDISGLDATITVGWPGTRASLRQQIGRAGRAGAPGTSVLIASANPLDAYLVRHPEHILGEVEASVIDPSNPWVLAPHVAAAAAEIPITPSDITYFGQELRGVTERLVADGYLKHRPAGYFWDATRAERPSDLTDLRGAAGDVQIVDAATGTVVGTIDQASADAHVFPGAIYIHQGRTFHVLSLTSLATPTAPATQGWPRALLPEAPGGTRGTERLGGGEREGAQASSIIIPPARTGDARVALVEEVRTPLRTRSTTHTSVEVCAIEETYVCGDGTVTWHHGPTNVSTRVTDYDLLRLPGLEFIRNIELFLPTHTLPTKSTWFTLTPTALATMGIEAADLAGTLHATEHAMIGILPIVATCDRWDLGGLSTELHDDTGAPTVFIHDAFRGGAGHVLAGFHSARSWVAATLEAISSCDCESGCPRCVQSPKCGNGNEPLSKQGAITLLAYLLQRAPGA; encoded by the coding sequence ATGAGCGCCGAGGATGATCGGCTGCTCGGCCACGTGACGCTGCCGGGCCGATCGGGAAAGATCGCGGATTGGCCGCAGTGGGTGTCGCCCGCGGTCGTGGACGCGTGGGCACGCCGGGGCGTGGAGCACCCGTGGATTCATCAGCGCGAGGCCTTGGACGCTGTGCGCGAGGGCCTTGACCCCGTGCTCGCGACGGGCACGGGGTCTGGCAAGTCGCTGGCCGCGTGGACGCCGATCCTCTCCGACCTGGTGGAGGCCGAGGATTCCTCGCGTATTTCCGCGATTCACCGCCGCCCGACGGCCCTGTACCTGGCTCCGACGAAGGCTCTGGCGGCGGACCAGCTGGCTTCGCTCATGTCGCTGCTCGGCCAGGATGGCAAGTCCGCCGACGCACAGGCGAGCGCAGGCGCGGAAGGAAGCCCCAGCCTCGTCGATGAGAGGCTGCGCCGCGTGCGCGCGACGACCGTGGACGGGGATACGCCGCGCGAGGCGAAGGAGTGGGCGCGCGCGGGCGCTGACCTGATCCTGTCGAACCCTGATTTCCTGCACTACGTGATGCTGCCGTCGCACCAGCGGTGGTCGCGTTTCCTGGCGTCGCTGCGCCTCATCGTCATCGACGAGGCCCACCATTGGCGAGGCGTGACCGGCTCGCACATCGCGCTGGTCGTGCGCCGTCTGCTGCGCGTCGCCCACCACCTGGGGGCGGATCCGCGCGTCGTCATGCTGAGCGCGACCGTGCGCGACGCGGCTGCGGTCGGGCACGCGCTCACGGGCCGCGACGCGGTCGCCATCACCGAGGACGGATCGCCTGCGGGCGCCCACGAGCTGGTGCTGTGGCAGGGCGCGATCATGGCCGACGAGTCCGAAGTCGACATCTCTTCTTTCTTGGAGGCCCTCGACGCGCCGCCCGGCACGGCCACCCTCAAGGTCCCGATCGTTCGACGCAGCGCCGGGGTTGAGGCCGCCAACCTGGCCACCGCTTTCGTCGAGGAGGGGGCGCGCCTCCTCGCCTTCGTGCGTTCTCGCGCGGGGGCCGAGGCCGTGGCCGCTCAGGTGCGCGACCGGCTCTCGGCGCGTGGTTCCGCGAACGCAGGCCGGGTGGGCGCGTATCGCGGCGGTTACCTGCCCGAGGAGCGCCGAGCGCTCGAGGAGGCGATCCGCACGGGAGGAGTGCGGGCGCTCGCCACGACGTCCGCACTTGAAATGGGCCTGGACATCTCAGGCCTGGACGCGACGATCACGGTCGGCTGGCCGGGCACGCGCGCGTCCCTGCGCCAGCAGATCGGGCGCGCGGGTCGCGCGGGCGCGCCGGGCACGTCCGTACTCATCGCTTCCGCCAACCCTCTCGACGCGTACCTGGTGCGCCACCCGGAGCACATTCTCGGCGAGGTCGAGGCCTCCGTCATCGACCCCTCCAACCCGTGGGTGCTGGCCCCACACGTCGCCGCCGCGGCTGCCGAGATACCGATCACCCCATCCGATATCACCTACTTTGGCCAGGAACTGCGAGGCGTGACCGAGCGCCTCGTCGCCGACGGGTATCTCAAGCACAGGCCCGCCGGATACTTCTGGGACGCCACTCGTGCCGAGCGTCCCAGCGACCTCACCGACCTGCGCGGAGCCGCCGGCGACGTCCAGATCGTCGACGCGGCCACCGGCACCGTCGTCGGCACCATCGACCAGGCCTCCGCCGACGCCCACGTCTTCCCCGGCGCCATCTACATCCACCAGGGGCGCACCTTCCACGTGCTGAGCCTCACCTCCCTCGCCACACCCACCGCTCCCGCCACCCAGGGGTGGCCACGCGCACTCCTGCCCGAGGCCCCGGGCGGCACCCGGGGAACCGAGCGCCTCGGGGGCGGGGAGCGGGAGGGGGCCCAGGCCTCGTCGATCATCATCCCACCCGCGCGGACGGGCGACGCGCGCGTCGCCCTGGTCGAGGAGGTGCGCACTCCCCTGCGCACACGCTCGACGACCCACACGAGCGTCGAGGTCTGCGCGATCGAGGAGACCTACGTGTGCGGGGACGGCACGGTCACCTGGCATCACGGGCCGACGAACGTGTCGACGCGGGTCACCGACTATGACCTGCTGCGCCTGCCCGGGCTCGAATTCATCCGCAACATCGAGCTGTTCCTACCCACCCACACGCTGCCAACGAAGTCCACGTGGTTCACCCTCACCCCGACGGCGCTGGCCACGATGGGGATCGAGGCCGCGGACCTGGCGGGAACCCTGCACGCCACCGAGCACGCGATGATCGGGATCCTGCCCATCGTCGCGACCTGCGACCGCTGGGACCTGGGTGGCCTGTCCACCGAGCTGCACGACGACACGGGCGCGCCCACCGTCTTTATCCACGATGCGTTCCGAGGCGGCGCCGGGCACGTGCTCGCCGGCTTTCACAGCGCGCGGTCCTGGGTGGCCGCGACCCTCGAGGCCATCTCCTCCTGCGACTGCGAGTCCGGGTGCCCACGCTGCGTCCAGTCCCCCAAGTGCGGCAACGGCAACGAACCCCTGTCCAAACAGGGCGCGATCACGCTGCTTGCCTATTTGTTGCAGCGAGCACCCGGGGCGTGA
- a CDS encoding S8 family peptidase, with the protein MGSPPMVTRTNSTARLLGVAASTLALATGATALPSGPAHAADTITAADQPYFAYYHLDQARAKGYTGQGVTIAILDGEVDTSAPELAGADITDKSPCTVTSSTASISHGTAMAALLVAHDYGIAPDAKILSYRLVFSDDSAGSDCSGVSGIDKNEASSLINTAINDGAQIISISSSNKAGTTPLKWAIARAISQGIIITAAAGNDAKNETDVTYEKWSGVIGVTAIDINGNFQDYSSWGEGVVSAAVGGPLKARNYSNGQLEEVNGTSVSTPLVAGSLALARQKWPQATTNQLLQLLIHTGTNPDHTWNKYTGYGGVAPGAMVNTDPSQYPDENPLAVKDGGSSPTPDEVKQYTDGVVSPFEIAYDNSYIYRGLDENKIGDSRNPYPTHLGTSPRYHGK; encoded by the coding sequence ATGGGATCCCCGCCAATGGTGACACGCACGAACAGCACTGCACGCCTGCTTGGCGTTGCGGCCTCGACCCTGGCGCTCGCCACGGGTGCCACCGCACTACCCTCCGGCCCGGCCCATGCGGCGGACACCATCACAGCCGCCGACCAGCCCTATTTCGCGTACTACCACCTCGACCAGGCGCGCGCGAAGGGCTACACCGGGCAGGGAGTCACCATCGCAATCCTGGACGGCGAGGTCGACACCAGTGCGCCCGAGCTGGCGGGTGCCGACATCACCGATAAATCGCCCTGCACGGTGACGTCTTCAACTGCATCCATCAGCCACGGTACCGCCATGGCCGCCCTCCTCGTGGCGCACGACTACGGCATCGCTCCCGATGCAAAAATCCTCTCATACCGATTGGTTTTTTCCGATGACTCAGCTGGCTCAGATTGTTCGGGCGTCTCTGGTATTGACAAGAATGAAGCCTCATCGCTGATCAATACTGCGATTAATGACGGCGCTCAGATCATCAGTATTTCATCGTCTAACAAGGCTGGAACGACTCCTCTCAAGTGGGCAATAGCACGAGCAATATCCCAGGGGATCATCATCACCGCGGCCGCCGGTAATGATGCAAAGAACGAAACGGATGTCACCTACGAAAAATGGTCCGGTGTCATCGGCGTAACTGCCATTGATATCAACGGGAACTTCCAAGATTACTCCTCATGGGGCGAAGGCGTCGTCAGCGCAGCTGTAGGAGGTCCTTTGAAGGCGCGGAATTATTCGAACGGACAGCTTGAAGAGGTCAACGGCACATCCGTCTCGACTCCTCTCGTCGCTGGCTCTCTCGCGCTCGCCCGCCAGAAGTGGCCCCAGGCCACCACGAATCAGCTCCTTCAGCTTCTCATTCACACGGGGACCAACCCGGACCACACGTGGAACAAGTACACGGGTTACGGCGGTGTTGCGCCCGGTGCAATGGTCAACACGGACCCCAGCCAGTATCCGGATGAGAATCCTCTGGCAGTCAAGGACGGCGGTTCCAGTCCGACGCCCGACGAGGTTAAGCAGTACACCGACGGTGTGGTCTCTCCCTTTGAGATCGCCTACGACAACTCCTACATATACCGGGGCCTGGACGAGAACAAGATCGGCGACAGCCGAAACCCCTACCCCACTCACCTGGGGACCAGCCCGCGCTACCACGGCAAGTAA